The Microplitis mediator isolate UGA2020A chromosome 10, iyMicMedi2.1, whole genome shotgun sequence genomic sequence AACAGCTTTCTTACCAACGGTATTAAGTTTACTTCTGTCCAGAGTCAATCTTAGATTTTTGTCCTGTTCAGTTTCGACAATTTTAACAAAGTCTTCGCCAGCTTCCAAGCACACTCTTAGCAGTACATATCGTGCTTGTGAATGAGCTTGAAGCCATTTTTTCGTAGAGGGCTGATACATTTCCAATGCTTTGGCACATCCGTTCCACAACAATGACAACCAATTGACATAAATAATGTCATCAGCGTCTTTGTCATCATAACCAAATATCTTTAGTACGTCTTTTTCGAGACTCAAATAAAGACCAACAGCTTCAGCACGACATTCTTCGTACGAAGATCCCATAGCACCAAATTTAGAATCATAAGTCTCACCttccaaaaaatatttgtcaatcAATTCACCAGTTAATGGATTTTTAACcgttttaatatcaaaattatattctcCATTAGCTAGTTTCCTAAAGAGTTTTCCACTACCATGACCAAGTAGTTCATGAAGACCAACTTGGACTTCAAAACTAGCAATACGATGTTTGTTCATAAAAGTTTGATCTTCATCAGACAAAAATGGAATAACATCTTGCTTCATATTCGCAGGAATCACATTACCTAgagatacatttttaaatcccTCACTCTGTCTTATTTCATCATAATTAGGAATATTTATTCCAGCTGGAATACCCGATCCAGAGAATGTTAAAACATCAAGAGATGTAAAGTCCGGTCGTAAAAAGTGATCTTTTTCAAAGTCTTTACCCCACGGTAATTTCGGTAAAAATTCTTCAGCACGAGTAACaagagttgaaaatttttgtgacaTTTCTTTGTTAACCATAGCAACGAAACCTTCAAACTCGCCACGTTGTCCAGCTGGATCACGATAAGTTTCAATAAATCCAATATAAGTTTCAATAACTGGTCCCTTATCTTTAATCCAAAAACGCGAGCCATCTTTATGATCATCCAACGATCCCGTCTTAAAAtgacttatatatttatccaacatatttaattcattatcaTTAGCTGCGTACTCTTTAGCTTTTGTCAAATTATCAATAACtgcagtaaataatttactgtaatCACCACGACTTACGAAAAATTTCGAGCCTTTAAATAATTCAGCAGGTAAAGTTATCTTCGGATCATCATTTTCCTCAAGTGATGCCAATTTAATCTCATATACATTACGCTCTTTTTTCTGACCTGATTCAGTGTAATACTCGACTGTTTTGAAGCATCTGTTGTTATATGCttcataatttttactctGCATGAATTCTTTAACCAAATCAGCGTCTTCTTCAGTACAATTGCCAGAAAAATATGTTGTTATTCCTTTATCACCCAAACCTAGTGATTTAACTTTACCTTCCAGTGAGTACATGctgtcttttattttactccacaaatcatttaattctttcgaATTTTGTTTATAGGCTTTTGATGCTTTCATTATCAGTTCATACTTATCTTTTGGTAAGTTtggaattattttactatCTCCAAATGACTTGTAGTTGCCAGCATTTGATAAAATTCCACATGCGTAAACTAGAAATgcctgataaattttaatttattagtacGAGATAaaattcacttattaatttattaattattattgtattaacTTACAGTAAATTCATCCTCAGTGACTCCAGAAGCTAGAcatgattttttaaactcttcaATTGATTcggaactaaatattttatgcaagaatgtaaaaattaatggtGATTCTGGTGATgtttgaattaaaacaatGAGTCCACCGTTCCAAGCAGCTTGACTTAAATAATGAGCAtaaagtttttctttttttgataATGCGCTAAATGCTCTTTCACACTCGAGTACCACAACGGGTTGAGTGTTTGGTAAAGTGTACAATGATAAATCGTCGCTCATTGtggtataatttttaaaaaaccttaaaaataattagtagtGTCAATTAGTTTTTACTGATTGTTTtctaacaaatatttttattttcattttaaatatatttaattaaagaaaatattaagagaattttacaaatgataaaaaaaaataaaactttattcatatttatgatatgagtgtgaatgtagcagacatcagacaaattttaaattataaataattaatgaaataaaattttcaaaaaatgcgcatttaaaatttttgaaactaataagtgcatttttgataaattctattttttaaattatttactctatttatttataattttaaatttgtctgatgtctgctacattcacactcattttaaGATATTGAAATAAGAATATCCTAAAGTTTAGCAggcaattaacaattttcgaatttgttttttccacattttaattaggaaaaaaaactaaaaatatgcacatgcagaaaattttaaaaactccaggtgctttttgtaaaaataatttttgtttcaaatttatcgtttcgaataaaattcaaaaaatattagacgtcagctaatttCACTATCATGAAATTAGCTGACATCTAATAAAtttgggatttttttaaaaatgaaaaactatagaaatgaaattatgttaaaaaattccacctatagtttttttagtttctacatgtgcatgtgtttaattttgttttttttttttttcaaattaaattgttggaaaaaaaatccgaaaattgataattgtCTGCAAACTTCAAGTCATtcatatttaaacttttttggaacgcatatttcgaaaaaaactaattatttgaTACTTTAATATAAAGATTTAATTGATTAGTTATAACGGTACTTTTGAAAGCACAATGAATTTATagctatatttttcattatgttcaaatataaaaaataaattaattgacgcTATTAAATTAACGACTAAAATTCCCgacaataatttacaaaaattgtaaacaaaattgtttatttttacaatcaatTTTTGGCCTCATATTTATCacctcgaattatttatttataaaagaaaaaaaaaaaaataaaataaaattatagaaattcaataacaaaattcccggtaataaaaaacttttttttttttataaaaaatattttaataacgaacttttttaaaaaataatataacaaaatttaacgactattacttaaaatttgatatcaaGAATGAGAAACAATTTATGTActttaataaacaaatcatacattagttattataaaatatgcgcataaaaattaaaaaaaatctttggtATTAATTCTTAAAACTTTTGTCTATCAATatcaaatttgtttattaaaaaatgaaaacatttacagtttactgaaaattaacattttatttttttttattagtgtgAATGTATCAGACATtagataaatttcaaattattaataagtagagtaaatgattaataaaataaaattttttaaaaatacgcatttaaaaaattttgaaattaataagtgcattttttataaatattattttttaaattattttctctatttatttataattttaaatttgtctgatgtctgctacattaacagtaatttttttttgttacctattattatttaatgtacttgatttatttaattgtctataagaataaatagatttttttattgatgatagtGAGGAGTATCGTTTGTGAGAATTATTAATACAACTGAACAAATTGCGATTAAATGCTCTTATCATTGCATTTATTGTTATCGTGTATGAATTATAAACTTATCTAATTTAAATGACAATCAAGTTGATAATTGATATACAACATACAGTacaagataaattaattttaattgtaaaaaaaaaaatgatccggCAAAGTATTTactaaaatactttttagGTTATACAGTACAATTCTCAAAACAgatattataataacaatataagTATACTATACGTTATATACTTACAGATACAACGAGAGTTAGTGCTTCCTGTTGATTTTTTCTACTTTGTGAGCTATCAATTGAAGTTTTGTCTACTATAGATGCTGAATGACCTCTCAGTATTTGATTTTCGTCCTATACACGACTACTTTTTGATGAcgtgtaatatatatatgtataaatatatatattgtgtgtGGTAATGATGAGAATTCAGATTACTCCTTAGGTggcatttattatattatattaaatgtGCATTGTATTGCTGCTCCGATTGcaattaaataagttttttatacTTTCAGACTTACtacttttatttaagtattaaccgactttttttttattttctggaATGTTTGCTAAATCTTTGAATTAGAAAtccgatgaaaaatttttaattttagatttttcttaataagacaaataattgtaaaattattaataaggaagtaatgaaatatatttattagaaatatcgaaatttatataattactcCAATTGCACATAAACTACTCAAACAATTAATACGTTTATTcatcaatagtttttttttcttatttcctaatattaaaatttattaaaaatttttttgactttaaaatttttattttacgtgcTATATATCAACAATGAGATGGTGAatccttttctttttttttaattcaggataaattaattaattttctgttagtttttcaaaagtttctgACTGTTAgttgttatatttattggaATCTTGAACGCGACTTGAAACGCATACTCCTCATTGCTCGCAATGTTAATGATCcgaaatttgattataaatatctctAATTAGAGGTGGTCAATCGACTCCAAACTTTTAATGGCAATTGTATCTTAATCCCTTTAATAAGTatgcaaaattaaaaaattttttgacactATGCTCGACACCCGACAActactttaaaataatttgcttTTCTATTCTATataacgagtgtgaatgtagcagacatcagacaaatttaaaattataaataaatagagtaagtaattaaaaaaataatatttataaaaaatgcacttattaaattcaaaattttttaaatgcgcatttttaaaaattttattttattaattatctactctattaagtaataatttaaaatttgtctgaagTCTGCAACACACACTCATTCTACATAAGAAAGCTTGAAGCAGCCAGCAGCTTAAATGAAGTATACGGAGCCTTCTATGATtctatatttttgaaaaaatacctATGGTATATCAAAATGATGCCAAATCGGtcattattcttttattttcttgaaaacAAAGGCTCCAGAGGACCAAGTACGCAAAAGCAGCCACGTTGCTTAACGCGGGTGTCCTGAATTTAATGCTACTTAATCTGCTCTAGCTTATTTTGGTACATAAAagactataaataattaaaagtaaatgatTCAATATGATTAAGGCGTGTTCAGAAATACACTCTGGAGATGAAAAGTTACTTATCCAGGTGATTAATACCTTTGTAATGTCGAATCGTTAACTCTGGTTTGACCAGAGAATATATTTCTGAACGTACGAGTTGAATATTTCTCTTCCAGAGTGCATTTTTGAACACGCCCTTAGTAatgtaaaactaaaaacaaaactagacgatttacataaaaaattgaacataatacataaaataaaatcaatagcTTAAAcaaatacaattaatttttatagcaataaaATACACAATTTACTTATTCTTAAAGATGTATCATGTTATAATAttatgcataaaaaatttttgacataaatataaaatgccGTACCACATACTCATAATTGATAGAGtataaagccaaaagggcgacGAGTTGATAAGTTAGTTTGTAAGGTGTAAATATTGTGTATAGGAGAGAGGGGGGCTGgcggggcaaaacggggtactcccaaaattttattaaaaaaaaaattttctttaagtgttttttaaatattccaaaattatttttgtaaatagaattaagcattatttcaaattttttttaccgacttcaaaaaatcttgtttttgtaaaaaagtagtatgaaatcaatttgaatgtttttcttatcaatttacaataaaagaaCTCCCAGCGACAAAGTACTTCAGATGTACTTCAATAATCaccttgaaaatatttataatttttaaaatctaattaacttttaatcaTCTTTTAGTCTTTTACTTCAAGCAATATATAATtgctttttgaaaatatcttcATTGGAATTAAAACTAACTTTAATCTTTATAAAGAACTGTCCTCAAATGAGTTCAAAATATTTCAGGCGATCCCTATATCCGGCCAACTCAGtcgaattcaaattaaaattaaacttttcaattttttttacaaaatcaaattaaatctCAGGACCGAAAGACCTCACACTTTGTAtgtgaaaaattctttcagcATTcgctgggattcgaacccacgcCTGGCCAGTGATCAAGTTCGGGAGGCCTAGGTCTTACGCCTTAGACAGCTCGGCCATGGTCACCGGTTTCGCGGTTTATTTCAAAAACCATCCTTACAGTGCCATCTGTGgtttaaattcaaaactcGTTGACGATTTTGTATTGATGGTAAGAGTCCGGTGGATTTGGGAATCTTTCAGAACAATAAGACTTACGACTCATTAAATTACTGTCTTCATGGTATCCAATCAGCTGATTTTTACtacgaaaatatttaaccaaGAAGTTCAACAGaaccaataaaatttcctTGTCCGTGTAAATAAAAACCGAGAAATTAGACAATAAGTAACATAAGTCAATAAGCACGTATGACGTTAATTTATTAgtgaataagaaattttatatttatttatgtatcataacaaaaaaaaaaaaaaaaacaaatgaaagTAATTTACGTAAATCATATTTGATTACGCGCCAAAAAATATCGGAATTTTCATGTTTGTAAGTTATATtgatgtataaaaattaaaaaaaatggataaaaaagttaaaaatagtgGTTGTGAATTTTCTGTATCGTTTAATAGtgaggataaaaataataactatacATCAGATTCAGATACAGGTCTTCAAATAGACGTTGCTGaagttgatgatgatgagaaTCCATCAAAAAGACGAAGGCTAGAGATAAACGATATGTTAGTATTAGATGAAGTTGAAGAAGAGCTCGAACGACAATTGGATGCTAAAGCTGCCAAAACAAATTTGACAGCtacaaatgttaaaaatattattaaacatgtTATCACTAACGAGTATGTTTTAGCAATGGTCAATAATAGTCTAAATAATTCTGAAGAAGGTGTTGTCTTTGAACCAAAATTAACAAGAGCCAAAGCTAAGTAAGTACTCATtctttattacatttttaaaaataaataatgatagtaaagttagtagacatctgacaatttttaaaactttgaaataataaattaaaatgtttataaaataaaaataaaaaaatgcatgttcagacaattcaaaattcagtacatgcattttttttattttaatactttaattattagtttttttttatgtgtaattgaaaaattctcGTATGTCtgttacatttacactcataaataaatgatagtaaagttagcggatatctaacaataaatatcaagttaaataataataatttgaaaattttttgtaaagagAGCTGTCAATTACCCAACCTAATATACCATGGTCACTAACACCAGCCAAAAAACCTAAATCATCAAAGGTCCAAGTATTGATTGACCAAGAACTACCGGAAGATTCATCTGATGAAGAATATAATCCTGATCAAGATCAACCCAGTGAGGATGAAGGTGAAGGCAATGTTACTCTAAGTGATATTGACTCAGAACCACCAACTCCTGTTGTTGCATCAGTACCTGAGACAACTGTTGGAGAACCATCCCCTGTTGATGTACAATATGATACTGATGAACTGTTCAAAATTCCTGGgtaaataagttatttaataattttactgcaAGTATTTgggctttttattttattgtattaatttGCAGCATTCCACATGTTCCCACTGAAGAAGAGAGCATCGGCCAAAGAACGCGTTCTAAATTAAGCTTGAGTAAAATCCCAATAGAAGATATTGAAAAAGCATTTATTCCACCTGATATCACAATCGATATGTATGATTGGGATTACGACAAGGATCCAACTTGGActggttttttaaatagttttacaAATCCTGATGCTGAGGGTGAAGATGATACTGAAGCTGATCCCGAGTATAATATACTTGAAGATCGTGATGAAGAATTATGtacgtaataattttttttacttaaaatattttattctattaaatataaacaggGTGGCCTCAAACCGGGAAAACTGGGAATATcgggaaatgtcagggaattttgtAAAGTATCCGGGAATTCGATTGTGACAGttccaaattttaaaatttttcaataattcaccTTTTCAAtaagtcacaaaaattaagagatattaaaaaaattcaaaatttttaacagattgtaactcgaagggaatggtcgtacaataaaaacaaaaaaggcaaattgtagcttcaagtctCTAGCTTTCAGATCTGatcttgaaattattttataatgaacGGAAAAATGAACTCAAAAGTTTGACATCGggtgaaaactcgattttcgaaaatcggggtaaaaacaataacttccctttttttgaaaattttccattttcgtagtgggaagttaaaaattacccaagtctaatatttttttagttaattaacttttaaataaaattctcccagtgattactaaataattggataaatctattaaatttttgattatatattaattttgcttattttatttgtatgatTTTAGTGGATAAAGAAGAATTTCGTGCAGATAAAGCTGTTAAAATTACTCGCAAAGAATTGAATGATTTAGTGGCAGAAATGGTTGA encodes the following:
- the LOC130675299 gene encoding dipeptidyl peptidase 3 isoform X2, with amino-acid sequence MSDDLSLYTLPNTQPVVVLECERAFSALSKKEKLYAHYLSQAAWNGGLIVLIQTSPESPLIFTFLHKIFSSESIEEFKKSCLASGVTEDEFTAFLVYACGILSNAGNYKSFGDSKIIPNLPKDKYELIMKASKAYKQNSKELNDLWSKIKDSMYSLEGKVKSLGLGDKGITTYFSGNCTEEDADLVKEFMQSKNYEAYNNRCFKTVEYYTESGQKKERNVYEIKLASLEENDDPKITLPAELFKGSKFFVSRGDYSKLFTAVIDNLTKAKEYAANDNELNMLDKYISHFKTGSLDDHKDGSRFWIKDKGPVIETYIGFIETYRDPAGQRGEFEGFVAMVNKEMSQKFSTLVTRAEEFLPKLPWGKDFEKDHFLRPDFTSLDVLTFSGSGIPAGINIPNYDEIRQSEGFKNVSLGNVIPANMKQDVIPFLSDEDQTFMNKHRIASFEVQVGLHELLGHGSGKLFRKLANGEYNFDIKTVKNPLTGELIDKYFLEGETYDSKFGAMGSSYEECRAEAVGLYLSLEKDVLKIFGYDDKDADDIIYVNWLSLLWNGCAKALEMYQPSTKKWLQAHSQARYVLLRVCLEAGEDFVKIVETEQDKNLRLTLDRSKLNTVGKKAVGEFLKKLQVYKSLGDYESAKLMYDHYSDVPETGAQPWARWRNIILAHKQPRKIFVQSNTFVEGSDEDVKLKNYDPTFDGLIQSWIDRFPSPKVEETLIELWEKDQPHFAPQLLN
- the LOC130675299 gene encoding dipeptidyl peptidase 3 isoform X1, translating into MIRAFNRNLFSCINNSHKRYSSLSSIKKSIYSYRQLNKSSTLNNNRFFKNYTTMSDDLSLYTLPNTQPVVVLECERAFSALSKKEKLYAHYLSQAAWNGGLIVLIQTSPESPLIFTFLHKIFSSESIEEFKKSCLASGVTEDEFTAFLVYACGILSNAGNYKSFGDSKIIPNLPKDKYELIMKASKAYKQNSKELNDLWSKIKDSMYSLEGKVKSLGLGDKGITTYFSGNCTEEDADLVKEFMQSKNYEAYNNRCFKTVEYYTESGQKKERNVYEIKLASLEENDDPKITLPAELFKGSKFFVSRGDYSKLFTAVIDNLTKAKEYAANDNELNMLDKYISHFKTGSLDDHKDGSRFWIKDKGPVIETYIGFIETYRDPAGQRGEFEGFVAMVNKEMSQKFSTLVTRAEEFLPKLPWGKDFEKDHFLRPDFTSLDVLTFSGSGIPAGINIPNYDEIRQSEGFKNVSLGNVIPANMKQDVIPFLSDEDQTFMNKHRIASFEVQVGLHELLGHGSGKLFRKLANGEYNFDIKTVKNPLTGELIDKYFLEGETYDSKFGAMGSSYEECRAEAVGLYLSLEKDVLKIFGYDDKDADDIIYVNWLSLLWNGCAKALEMYQPSTKKWLQAHSQARYVLLRVCLEAGEDFVKIVETEQDKNLRLTLDRSKLNTVGKKAVGEFLKKLQVYKSLGDYESAKLMYDHYSDVPETGAQPWARWRNIILAHKQPRKIFVQSNTFVEGSDEDVKLKNYDPTFDGLIQSWIDRFPSPKVEETLIELWEKDQPHFAPQLLN